In the genome of Chloroflexota bacterium, one region contains:
- a CDS encoding MaoC family dehydratase, which yields MEHDERTLFERYLEELEPGDRFVHWPGRTMTEWQNDFFSLATMNHQPLHIDRAYSAASQHGQRLVNGLLVLSTAVGMSIPNLSGAVIANLAYERVAHHAPVFIGDTIYAETVVLDIRPSRSKPDRGIVHVETRVTNQNQELVLTYERRFMLPRRPSRSTIG from the coding sequence ATGGAACACGATGAGCGCACTCTTTTCGAGCGCTACCTTGAAGAGCTTGAGCCGGGCGACCGCTTTGTCCATTGGCCCGGGCGCACCATGACGGAATGGCAAAATGACTTCTTCAGCCTCGCGACAATGAATCACCAGCCGCTCCACATAGATAGGGCGTATTCCGCAGCGTCACAGCACGGCCAGCGGCTGGTCAACGGCCTGCTGGTGCTCAGCACAGCCGTCGGCATGAGCATCCCCAACCTCAGCGGCGCCGTCATCGCCAATCTGGCATACGAACGCGTGGCCCATCACGCCCCCGTCTTCATCGGCGATACTATCTACGCCGAGACGGTCGTGCTGGATATCCGCCCCTCCCGTAGCAAGCCGGATAGGGGCATCGTCCACGTTGAGACGCGCGTCACCAACCAGAACCAGGAGCTGGTGCTGACCTATGAGCGACGCTTCATGCTGCCGCGCAGGCCCTCGCGGAGTACAATCGGATAA